The Hippoglossus hippoglossus isolate fHipHip1 chromosome 2, fHipHip1.pri, whole genome shotgun sequence genome includes a region encoding these proteins:
- the map3k2 gene encoding mitogen-activated protein kinase kinase kinase 2 codes for MGESSFLASWVNRCAMMMDEQEALNSIMQDLAELHRSSRPAMFLSDLGKPKASSPKNQNDVRVKFEFKGEKRILQFPRPVQLDDLRSKAKVAFGQMMDLHYTNNELVIPLTTQDDLDKAVELLDRSVHMKSLKILLVLQMSSQNSSSNMDLLPSHEELDNTGIRAVDKKSMLALIGSHSTDRSSPPPGYIPDALQQVARNGSFTSINSEGEFIPESMDQMLDPLSMSSPENSASGSCPSLDSPLDSDYPKSRMPRAQSYPDNHQDYPEYDIPVFEKVGKGGTYPRRYGIPFGLQDYSDGRKTFPRARRTQVHGFRSPVSFSPTEQSPSTSSGSSVFTPDLEEVPGPTRRPRRGSDIESNPNLTTAPTLSVMDISPPSRSPRAPTNWRLGKLLGQGAFGRVFLCYDADTGRELAVKQVQFDPESPETSKEVSALECEIQLLKNLCHERIVQYYGCLRDTMERTLSIFMEYMPGGSIKDQLKSYGALTENVTRRYTRQILEGVSYLHSNMIVHRDIKGANILRDSVGNVKLGDFGASRRLQTICLSGTGIKSVTGTPYWMSPEVISGEGYGRKADIWSVGCTVVEMLTQRPPWAEFEAMAAIFKIATQPTNPVLPAHVSDHCREFLKRIFVETKQRPSADELLRHIFVH; via the exons ATGGGAGAATCCTCTTTCCTGGCCTCCTGGGTTAATCGCTGTGCCATGATGAtgg ATGAGCAGGAGGCGCTGAACTCAATCATGCAGGACTTGGCCGAACTGCACCGCTCTAGCCGTCCTGCCATGTTCCTGTCGGACCTGGGCAAACCCAAAGCCTCCTCGCCCAAGAACCAG AAcgatgtcagagtgaagttcGAGTTCAAAGGGGAGAAGAG GATTTTGCAGTTTCCTCGCCCTGTCCAGCTGGACGACCTGAGGTCTAAAGCCAAAGTGGCTTTCGGTCAGATGATGGACCTTCACTACACCAATAATGAG CTGGTGATTCCACTGACGACTCAGGATGACCTGGACAAGGCCGTGGAGCTGCTGGATCGCAGCGTTCACATGAAGAGCCTGAAGATCCTCCTGGTGCTGCAGATGTCCTCTCAG AACTCTTCCTCTAACATGGACCTCTTGCCGTCACACGAGGAGCTGGACAACACAGGAATCAGGGCGGTCGACAAGAAGAGTATGCTGGCGTTAATAG GCTCCCATTCGACGGATcgcagctctcctcctccaggataCATTCCCGACGCTCTCCAGCAGGTGGCGAGAAACGGCTCCTTCACCAGCATCAACAGCGAGGGAGAGTTCATTCCTGAGAGCATGGACCAG ATGTTGGACCCACTGTCCATGAGCAGTCCAGAGAACTCGGCCTCTGGGAGTTGTCCTTCTTTAGACAGCCCACTGGACAG CGACTACCCAAAGTCCAGGATGCCCAGAGCGCAGAGCTACCCAGACAACCACCAGGACTATCCAG AGTACGACATCCCAGTGTTTGAGAAGGTGGGGAAAGGGGGAACGTATCCTCGGCGATATGGCATTCCCTTTGGCCTGCAAGACTACAGTGATG GGAGGAAGACCTTCCCCCGGGCTCGGCGAACACAGGTTCACGGCTTCCGCTCGCCTGTCAGCTTTAGTCCAACCGAGCAGTCGCCCAGcaccagcagcggcagcagcgtcTTCACACCCGACCTGGAAGAGGTCCCGGGACCCACCAGAAGGCCACGGAGGGGCAGCGACATTGAGTCCAACCCCAATCTGACGACCGCTCCCACCCTCTCCGTCATGGACATCAGTCCACCCAGCCGCT CTCCACGTGCTCCAACCAACTGGAGGCTGGGAAAGCTTCTTGGTCAGGGTGCCTTCGGACGGGTTTTCCTCTGTTATGATGCGGATACCGGACGGGAATTGGCAGTCAAACAAGTCCAGTTTGACCCGGAGAGTCCGGAGACCAGCAAG GAGGTGAGCGCGCTGGAGTGTGAAATCCAGCTTCTGAAGAACTTGTGCCATGAGCGGATTGTCCAGTACTACGGCTGTCTGCGAGACACGATGGAGCGAACGCTCTCCATTTTCATGGAGTACATGCCTGGC GGCTCCATTAAGGACCAGTTGAAGTCGTACGGAGCACTGACGGAAAATGTGACACGCCGCTACACCCGGCAGATCCTGGAAGGCGTTTCTTACCTGCACAGCAACATGATCGTCCACAGGGACATCAAAG GAGCAAATATCCTTCGTGACTCTGTGGGTAACGTGAAGCTGGGAGACTTCGGTGCCAGCCGGCGGCTACAGACTATCTGTCTGTCAGGAACAGGCATCAAGTCAGTGACAGGCACCCCCTACTGGATGAGCCCGGAAGTGATCAGTGGAGAGGGCTACGGCAGGAAGGCCGACATCTg GAGTGTTGGCTGCACCGTCGTGGAGATGCTGACCCAACGACCCCCGTGGGCAGAGTTTGAGGCCATGGCCGCCATCTTTAAGATTGCCACCCAGCCGACAAACCCAGTTCTCCCCGCCCACGTGTCGGACCACTGCCGGGAGTTTCTCAAACGGATCTTTGTAGAGACCAAGCAGCGCCCGTCTGCTGATGAGCTATTGAGGCACATCTTTGTACATTAA
- the si:ch211-113j14.1 gene encoding sterol 26-hydroxylase, mitochondrial: MNVPAAAVGSVRLSRALQSRMECLRTLHAARRGAELRPGASSVRRNVDVQKTTDTGRLKTIDDLPGPSVSTNLYWMLFKGYSEKMHLMQVLQKNLHGPIWRSKYGSFEMVNVASSEFIAQVIRQEGRYPVRVEMSHWKDYMDLRGHDYGLHVSPGPDWYQIRKHLNPKMLKLGEVSAYASTIQQVVGDMVQRIEVLRCRSQDQATVPDMAAELYKFGFEAVSSILFETRLGCLQEDIPKDTLRFIAAVNTMFKLSDAVLFTPRWSRSILPIWKRFVQAWDVLCSVGQKLIDKRMAEIEAQVRSGEQADGLYLSYLLSSEKMSRSQIYITITELLLGGVDTTSNTLTWTLYHLARDERAQELLYGEVNSVCPNKREPTTDDLKSMPYLRAVIKETLRLYPVVPGNGRYVTENEVIVGDYWFPKKTQFHLCHFAVCHDEAVFPNPEQFVPERWLRSQMPGWPARGFYKHQPYSYIPFGVGVRACLGKRVAEMEMHFALLRLMQHYKLKPEKGATVVHPKTRVLMVPEKPINLRFLPRSGGQ, encoded by the exons ATGAACGTCCCGGCGGCTGCGGTCGGGTCCGTGCGGCTCTCCAGAGCTCTCCAGAGCCGCATGGAGTGTCTCCGGACTCTCCATGCGGCTCGCAGAGGCGCGGAGCTCCGGCCCGGAGCCTCTTCCGTCAGGAGGAACGTGGACGTCCAGAAGACGACGGACACAGGGAGGCTGAAGACCATCGATGACCTGCCGGGGCCCAGCGTCTCCACCAACCTGTACTGGATGTTATTCAAAGGATATTCGGAAAAGATGCACCTAATGCAG GTTTTACAGAAGAATCTGCACGGGCCCATTTGGCGCTCCAAGTATGGTTCGTTTGAAATGGTCAATGTGGCGAGTTCGGAATTCATAGCTCAAGTGATCCGGCAAGAGGGTCGCTACCCGGTCCGAGTTGAGATGTCTCACTGGAAGGATTACATGGACCTGAGAGGACACGACTATGGTCTGCATGTGAG CCCAGGACCAGATTGGTACCAGATCCGCAAGCATTTGAACCCCAAAATGCTGAAGCTGGGGGAAGTGTCGGCGTATGCCTCCACCATCCAACAGGTGGTCGGAGATATGGTGCAACGCATTGAGGTGCTGCGCTGTCGCAGTCAGGACCAGGCCACGGTTCCGGACATGGCGGCTGAGCTATACAAGTTTGGCTTTGAAG CTGTCTCTTCAATCCTGTTTGAAACCAGGCTGGGCTGCCTGCAGGAGGATATTCCCAAAGACACACTGAGATTCATCGCCGCTGTCAACACCATGTTCAAGTTGTCTGATGCAGTGCTTTTTACCCCACGCTGGAGCCGCAGCATTCTCCCCATCTGGAAACGCTTTGTTCAAGCTTGGGACGTCCTCTGTAGCGTAG GCCAGAAACTAATCGACAAGAGGATGGCTGAAATCGAGGCTCAGGTGCGCAGCGGTGAGCAGGCAGACGGTCTGTACCTGAGTTATCTGCTGTCCAGTGAAAAGATGAGCAGATCCCAGATCTACATCACtatcacagagctgctgcttggAGGAGTTGACacg ACGTCCAACACCTTGACTTGGACGTTGTACCACTTAGCGCGGGACGAGAGGGCCCAGGAGCTGCTGTACGGGGAGGTGAACTCCGTGTGTCCCAACAAACGGGAGCCGACCACGGACGACCTGAAAAGCATGCCCTACCTGAGGGCCGTCATAAAGGAGACGTTACG CCTTTATCCCGTCGTACCTGGAAATGGACGCTATGTTACTGAGAATGAGGTGATTGTGGGCGACTACTGGTTCCCAAAGAAG ACTCAGTTCCATCTGTGTCATTTTGCCGTCTGTCACGATGAGGCAGTGTTTCCGAATCCCGAGCAATTCGTCCCGGAGCGCTGGCTCCGCTCTCAGATGCCCGGCTGGCCGGCACGCGGCTTCTACAAGCACCAACCGTACAGCTATATCCCGTTTGGTGTCGGGGTGCGAGCGTGCTTGGGGAAGAGGGTGGCAGAGATGGAGATGCATTTTGCCCTGTTGAGG CTGATGCAGCACTACAAGCTCAAGCCCGAGAAAGGCGCCACGGTTGTGCACCCTAAAACCCGAGTCCTGATGGTCCCCGAGAAGCCCATCAACCTGCGCTTCCTGCCCAGGAGCGGAGGTCAGTGA